The Gossypium hirsutum isolate 1008001.06 chromosome A13, Gossypium_hirsutum_v2.1, whole genome shotgun sequence nucleotide sequence TGTTACAAACACCTTAGCTGCCCCAACATGTCCAATTTCATGTGCTAAAAGATACCTTTGCCCTAAACAACTAAAATTTTctgtttaatatattaattaaaatatttaaatgccATCTACTTAtcttaatttaatcataattcaaaaatataataaacttcAATCATTGTTTTTTTATGAACGCGTAACGTGTAAtacatcatttcttttatcttcaacttaaaatttttaaaaaaaaattattttatttatttaaagactaaaaaattaattgaatataaGTTATGAATTAAATTTTCACTTGATTGCAACAAAAATATGCACATAtgcttaaatttgaaatttaatttttatattttaatttaacataatttaattattttatttttaatttaatttaatttaattcttttattaatttagaggagctgtttttaaaaaaaaatttatccgaACTAATTAACTATTACttagattaattaataacatcataaaaataaaataaaaaatatattatattatattatattacatgaattaaacCTCAAATTTCAAcactaaaatcataatttcaacacatacaattgcttattaagataaaaggtaaaattaattatttatttatttattttagccaTTAATTTTCTAAACAAATGTCCTTTACCTTTTTTACCGTAATCTTTCCATCTATAAAGATACCATTGAATTTCCGCaaggcctaaacacatgcatatgTTCTTTCTCCTCTAAGAACTGATCATCTTTCAGCTAAGCTTTCAATCTCTTAGAGCTAAATTTCTAGCTTTagttatagaaaaaaaaacagtGGAATTAAGGGTACTATGGCATTTGAGAAAGATCTCAACCTTGATGCCACCGAGCTCCGGCTAGGCTTACCAGGATCCTCCGACGAGTCAGCTAAGAACCAAACGCCAGCAACTCTTCGGAGCAACAACAAAAGAGCCTTGCCTGAAGAATCTATGTCTACTAATGCCACAGCTTCCAAAAACTGTGACCAAGAAACTGCTCCACTCCCCAAGTAAgcaatctttttttaatttcgacCAAAAATGAaagattcctttttttttttgttaatcactCATGTAATTGTAATAATATTGCAGGGCACAAGTGGTAGGGTGGCCACCGATCAGATCTTACAGAAAAAACAACTTGCAACCTAAGAAAAGTGAGGGTGAAATTAGTGGGATATATGTGAAAGTGAGCATGGACGGGGCTCCTTATCTTAGAAAGATAGATTTGAAGGTGTTTAAAGGGTACCCAGAATTGCTTAAGGCCTTGGAAGAGATGTTTAAGTTCAAAGCTGGTGAATATTCAGAGAGGGAAGGATATAATGGATCAGAATTTGTACCCACTTATGAAGATAAAGATGGTGATTGGATGTTGGTCGGAGATGTACCATGGGAGTAAGTTCCTTTTTCTTCTCAAGAATAATTATGTAAACCAACTGAATTAAACTTTGGATTAGACTCGAAATGTTTAAGATCTGCGCGTAAGATTCGAGAATTATAtctaatagatttttttttcctgAATACAGGATGTTCACCAATTCTTGCAAAAAGCTGAAGATCATGAAAGGATCAGAAGCAAGAGGCTTGGGTtgtgtttgaaaaaaaatagcCCTTCAGCTTAGGGTATACAAAGAAGAAATTACGatcccatttttttttcttctttgttgatTAAGCAACAAAGAAGATTAATCTTAGGATGTTGTCCAAGGCATaacccaaaaaatatatattttcatgtaTAGTTTTGGCATGTTTCTAATTTCCTTGTGGAATTTGTACAAAGGAAAAC carries:
- the LOC107893230 gene encoding auxin-induced protein 22B; the protein is MAFEKDLNLDATELRLGLPGSSDESAKNQTPATLRSNNKRALPEESMSTNATASKNCDQETAPLPKAQVVGWPPIRSYRKNNLQPKKSEGEISGIYVKVSMDGAPYLRKIDLKVFKGYPELLKALEEMFKFKAGEYSEREGYNGSEFVPTYEDKDGDWMLVGDVPWEMFTNSCKKLKIMKGSEARGLGCV